From Longimicrobium sp., one genomic window encodes:
- a CDS encoding sulfatase-like hydrolase/transferase, translating into MPESHESARPGSMAGKNVILFVTDQDRAIQHFPPGWAKENLPGLTRLQQNGLTFENAFTNSCMCSPARATLMTGYFPAQHGVKYTLEEDMDGPRYPQVEMPLDYRNLASVMQAAGYTVVYKGKWHLSKMTGDVWVPNDVGQYGFTRWNPADAGANQDIPEAGGGYPDNDARFMNDDGDWEAGHEGVLAYLRSVAAQQQPFFMVVSLVNPHDVLFYPKTYKQAAYTDNWLKGDIELPATVHEDLSTKPGCQKQFRDLFALTGLLDSDEKKRNYLNFYGNLMRASDDRLLQVLDLLDQVGLTDDTVVIRTADHGEMGMAHGGMRQKNFNFYEEAIRVPLVFSNPRLFPREQTSRALVSHVDFLPTLATLFGAPPGARTGWQGVDYAGVVLDPDAAAAPQGYVVFTWDDWQAGQASPPYVDPPNHIVSIREERWKLAMYYDTARLNPVPPQWEMYDLLTDPDECVNLCWEGHQRTEEQEREYLRLRRKLEEVQNTRLQPLGAVA; encoded by the coding sequence ATGCCCGAATCCCATGAGTCCGCACGGCCGGGAAGCATGGCCGGAAAGAACGTCATCCTCTTCGTGACCGATCAGGACCGGGCGATCCAGCACTTTCCGCCGGGGTGGGCGAAGGAGAACCTTCCCGGCCTCACCCGCTTGCAGCAGAACGGCCTCACCTTCGAGAACGCCTTCACCAACTCGTGCATGTGCTCGCCCGCGCGGGCCACGCTGATGACCGGCTACTTTCCCGCGCAGCACGGGGTGAAGTACACGCTCGAGGAGGACATGGACGGCCCGCGCTACCCGCAGGTGGAGATGCCGCTGGACTACCGCAACCTCGCCTCGGTGATGCAGGCGGCCGGGTACACCGTGGTCTACAAGGGGAAGTGGCACCTGAGCAAGATGACCGGGGACGTGTGGGTTCCGAACGACGTGGGGCAGTACGGCTTCACGCGCTGGAACCCGGCCGACGCGGGCGCCAACCAGGACATCCCCGAGGCGGGCGGCGGCTATCCCGACAACGATGCGCGCTTCATGAACGACGACGGCGACTGGGAGGCCGGCCACGAGGGCGTGCTGGCGTACCTGCGCTCGGTGGCGGCGCAGCAGCAGCCGTTCTTCATGGTGGTCTCGCTGGTGAACCCGCACGACGTGCTCTTCTATCCCAAGACCTACAAGCAGGCCGCCTACACCGACAACTGGCTGAAGGGCGACATCGAGCTTCCCGCCACGGTGCACGAGGACCTGTCGACCAAGCCCGGCTGCCAGAAGCAGTTCCGCGACCTGTTCGCCCTCACCGGGCTGCTGGACAGCGACGAGAAGAAGCGCAACTACCTGAACTTCTACGGCAACCTGATGCGCGCGTCGGACGACCGGCTGCTGCAGGTGCTGGACCTGCTGGACCAGGTGGGGCTGACCGACGACACGGTGGTGATCCGCACCGCCGACCACGGCGAGATGGGAATGGCGCACGGCGGGATGCGGCAGAAGAACTTCAACTTCTACGAGGAGGCGATCCGCGTTCCGCTGGTCTTCTCCAACCCCAGGCTCTTCCCGCGCGAGCAGACGTCGCGCGCGCTGGTGTCGCACGTGGACTTCCTGCCCACGCTGGCCACGCTCTTCGGCGCGCCGCCCGGGGCGCGCACCGGCTGGCAGGGCGTGGACTACGCCGGGGTGGTGCTGGACCCCGACGCGGCCGCCGCGCCGCAGGGCTACGTGGTGTTCACCTGGGACGACTGGCAGGCGGGGCAGGCCAGCCCGCCGTACGTGGACCCGCCCAACCACATCGTGAGCATCCGCGAGGAGCGCTGGAAGCTGGCGATGTACTACGACACGGCGCGGCTGAACCCCGTTCCGCCGCAGTGGGAGATGTACGACCTGCTGACCGACCCCGACGAGTGCGTGAACCTGTGCTGGGAGGGCCACCAGCGCACCGAGGAGCAGGAGCGCGAGTACCTCCGCCTGCGCAGGAAGCTGGAGGAGGTGCAGAACACGCGGCTGCAGCCGCTGGGCGCGGTGGCCTGA